From Apis cerana isolate GH-2021 linkage group LG10, AcerK_1.0, whole genome shotgun sequence, one genomic window encodes:
- the LOC133666806 gene encoding mitochondrial GTPase 1, with amino-acid sequence MSLGNVVPKFRDTFHLANKDILRWFPGHMGKGLKQMQHQLKNVDCIIEVHDARIPISGHYADFNNVLTGLKPHIFILNKIDLSDMRFKDSIIESLNKKGLHNILFTNFKNVKCEGVRELIPLAQKLIKKSNRYNRSEESSFQMMIIGIPNVGKSSLINRLRNNILHKSSAVQVGGIAGITRSVSTKVKISENPNIYVLDTPGILIPKINDINTGLKLALASCMQDHLIGPELLADFLLFWLNKHERFEYVKKLGLIKPSDNISDVLIYIAAKLKKTLKIKNYDGRKIIKPDLRFAAEYFLSLFRKGELGYYCLDEDLLPLLSTR; translated from the coding sequence ATGAGTCTAGGTAATGTAGTACCCAAATTTCGTGATACTTTTCATCTagcaaataaagatatattaagatGGTTCCCTGGACATATGGGTAAAGGATTAAAACAAATGCAGCATCAGTTAAAAAATGTAGATTGTATCATTGAAGTTCATGATGCAAGAATTCCAATTTCTGGACATTATGCAGATTTTAACAATGTTTTAACTGGATTGAAacctcatatttttatattaaacaaaatagatttaaGTGATATGAGATTTAAGGATTCTATTAtagaaagtttaaataaaaagggattacataatatattatttactaattttaaaaatgtaaaatgtgaAGGTGTTAGAGAATTAATACCTTTagcacaaaaattaattaaaaaatcaaatcgatATAATAGATCAGAAGAATCTTCATTTCAAATGATGATTATAGGTATTCCAAATGTAGGAAAATCATCATTAATCAAtcgattaagaaataatatcctGCATAAAAGTAGTGCTGTACAAGTTGGTGGTATTGCCGGCATTACACGATCTGTATCaacaaaagttaaaatatcagaaaatccaaatatttatgttttagaTACACctggaattttaattcctaaaataaatgatataaatactgGTCTGAAGTTAGCATTAGCTAGTTGTATGCAAGATCATTTAATAGGGCCAGAATTACTTGcagattttttgttattttggtTGAATAAACATGAACGAtttgaatatgtaaaaaaattaggatTAATAAAACCATCTGATAATATATCAGatgttcttatatatattgcagcaaaattgaaaaaaactttaaaaattaaaaattatgatggtagaaaaattataaagccAGATTTAAGATTTGCAGCagaatattttctctctttattcaGAAAAGGAGAATTAGGTTATTATTGCTTAGATGAAGATTTGTTACCACTATTATCAAcaagatga